From the Armatimonadota bacterium genome, the window CCTTCCTCTTGGCCGATGTAGAGGCGCAAACGGGGCGCCATGGAGAGGTAAGCGGCCACTGTTTCCGGATCGCCCTCGCTGTCTTTGACGCCCAGCAGGTTGGGATAGCCAAGCAGCCGTTCGACCAGGTTCGGCTCGATGCGGATATGGGTGATTCTGGGAATGTGGTAGAGGATGACCGGCAGATCGGTCGATTCGAGCAGAGCGCGGTAGAACTCGTAGAGGCCGTCCTGAGTGTAGTTCTTGAAAAAGTAGGGCGGGAGGACGAGCAGAGCGTCGCACCCAGCGCGCTTGGCCTGTTTGGCCAGATAGACAGCTTCGGGCAGGCTGCACGTGGCCGTGCCGGCGATGATTTTCAGGCGGCCGCGGGTTGCGCAGGCCAGTTCGTAGAGTTGGACGCGCTCGATCGGCGAAAGGGACGCGCCCTCGCCGTTGGTGCCGGAGACGACGACGCCGTCCATGCCGCACGCCTCGTTGAAGGCTAACAATCTGGCTATGGCTGGTTGGTCGATCTGGCCCGATGCGTCAAAAGGGGTCACCATCGCGGTGAAGACGCCGTCCAA encodes:
- a CDS encoding dihydrodipicolinate synthase family protein; amino-acid sequence: MSAISLDGVFTAMVTPFDASGQIDQPAIARLLAFNEACGMDGVVVSGTNGEGASLSPIERVQLYELACATRGRLKIIAGTATCSLPEAVYLAKQAKRAGCDALLVLPPYFFKNYTQDGLYEFYRALLESTDLPVILYHIPRITHIRIEPNLVERLLGYPNLLGVKDSEGDPETVAAYLSMAPRLRLYIGQEEGLLAALQRGAAGSISGAANVFPELVSGIFRAFKEGRDAQNYQDRLSEALAVWRKLPFPAASKFALSLRGLPFSKVRPPLSDLTPDQEETVRSFMAEFMGVTA